A region from the Streptomyces sp. 3214.6 genome encodes:
- a CDS encoding STAS domain-containing protein — MDRGTVGSAQSGRLLVEVRDEGSSAVVTPAGELDHHTADLLREPLEDCLARGHNRLVVDCARLEFCDSTGLNVLLGARLKAEAAGGGVHLAGMLPVVARVFEITGADAVFTVHATVEAALADDG; from the coding sequence ATGGACCGCGGGACGGTCGGCAGCGCACAGTCGGGCCGGCTTCTGGTCGAGGTGCGGGATGAGGGCTCCAGTGCCGTCGTGACCCCGGCGGGTGAGTTGGATCACCACACCGCCGATCTGTTGCGTGAGCCACTCGAAGACTGCCTCGCCCGGGGGCACAACCGGCTGGTGGTGGACTGCGCCCGCCTGGAGTTCTGCGACTCCACGGGACTGAACGTGCTGCTCGGAGCACGTCTGAAGGCGGAGGCGGCCGGTGGCGGGGTCCATCTCGCGGGGATGCTGCCCGTGGTGGCGCGGGTCTTCGAGATCACCGGCGCGGACGCGGTGTTCACCGTGCACGCCACCGTCGAGGCGGCTCTGGCCGACGACGGCTGA
- a CDS encoding ATP-binding protein, producing MSTTRPYSPGDRGPEPSGASGSSEGGAAAEAEGSSGASSGSSASSGPSGSSGASGSSGVSGSSGASGSRQVRRLSFDDASGVVPLARDFARQALYAWGWLPAATADQRAAAEDVLLVVSELVTNACLHAEGPDRMVLGCDNKVIRVEVSDRGTGQPAPRTPHRAGRPGGHGMFIVQRLCLDWGVVRAPGIAGKTVWAELGAPA from the coding sequence ATGAGCACCACCCGGCCTTACTCGCCGGGCGACCGCGGGCCGGAGCCCAGCGGCGCTTCCGGGTCGTCCGAAGGGGGCGCGGCAGCCGAGGCGGAGGGATCGTCCGGGGCGTCCTCCGGGTCCTCGGCGTCCTCCGGGCCCTCCGGGTCCTCGGGAGCGTCCGGGTCCTCCGGGGTGTCGGGGTCGTCCGGCGCCTCGGGCAGCCGCCAGGTGCGCCGGCTGAGCTTCGACGACGCCAGCGGGGTCGTCCCGCTCGCCCGCGACTTCGCCCGCCAGGCGCTGTACGCGTGGGGCTGGCTGCCGGCCGCCACCGCCGACCAGCGGGCCGCCGCGGAGGACGTGCTGCTCGTCGTCTCCGAACTGGTCACCAACGCGTGTCTGCACGCCGAGGGACCGGACCGGATGGTCCTCGGCTGCGACAACAAGGTGATCCGCGTCGAGGTCTCCGACCGCGGCACGGGCCAGCCCGCCCCGCGCACCCCGCACCGCGCGGGCCGCCCCGGCGGACACGGCATGTTCATCGTCCAGCGCCTCTGCCTGGACTGGGGCGTCGTACGGGCCCCGGGCATCGCGGGCAAGACGGTCTGGGCGGAACTGGGCGCCCCGGCCTGA
- a CDS encoding LPXTG cell wall anchor domain-containing protein, whose product MSNRKRTAALATAAALAGSAVWMAAPVAVAEVVNVNYGCKTPIGDKNAVSPIDIKGVKSGTGYKITMSWQKGVSSSPVELGAGSMKPSATIKLGGADSGTLNVTGPANEAAIPENTPIKISDLSGTYTPKETGKVTFTPGVLTIRALGTITTCTPRNSPGPSLTLDVTAAGGGAKSDGGSGDDLPQTGPEDSAIALGTLGGTVLLAGAAGVLWLTRRGQTARVRR is encoded by the coding sequence GTGTCGAACCGGAAGCGAACCGCCGCGCTCGCGACGGCCGCGGCCCTGGCCGGCTCGGCGGTGTGGATGGCCGCCCCGGTGGCCGTGGCCGAGGTCGTGAACGTCAACTACGGCTGCAAGACGCCCATCGGCGACAAGAACGCCGTCTCACCGATCGACATCAAGGGCGTCAAGAGCGGCACCGGCTACAAGATCACCATGTCCTGGCAGAAGGGCGTGTCCTCCAGCCCCGTCGAACTCGGCGCGGGCTCGATGAAGCCGAGCGCCACGATCAAGCTGGGCGGCGCCGACAGCGGCACCCTGAACGTCACCGGCCCCGCCAACGAGGCCGCGATCCCCGAGAACACCCCCATCAAGATCAGCGATCTGAGCGGCACGTACACCCCGAAGGAGACCGGCAAGGTCACCTTCACGCCCGGCGTGCTCACCATCAGGGCGCTCGGCACGATCACCACCTGCACGCCCCGCAACAGCCCCGGGCCGTCCCTCACCCTCGACGTGACGGCGGCGGGCGGCGGCGCCAAGAGCGACGGCGGCTCCGGCGACGACCTTCCGCAGACCGGCCCCGAGGACTCCGCGATCGCCCTCGGCACCCTCGGCGGCACGGTGCTGCTCGCGGGCGCGGCGGGCGTCCTGTGGCTGACCCGGCGAGGCCAGACGGCACGCGTCCGCCGCTGA
- a CDS encoding COG1470 family protein, which translates to MPYAPARALLLTLPLLLAATPAMTPAGTPAATPRGWSVAPSGGGRPSFYAEGAPGTVLQDTVSVTNRGTEPLTVRLHATGAGAGPGVVFADAAPTVPARTRAEVPFTVTVPVDAEPGDRAGEIVVRDAAGREATVRLLIRVGGPELSALTVERVAVRGDRITYELVNRGTTALVPRLAVHADGVLGAVLDRPSRTLPVQLAPGRRLALDEPWPDRPALDAVTVRLTVTAPGAGQATGRASARFVPPGTAAGALSVAAAGATGAAVVVVRRRKPIRRER; encoded by the coding sequence ATGCCGTACGCGCCCGCCCGAGCCCTGCTCCTGACCCTGCCGCTGCTGCTCGCCGCCACGCCGGCCATGACGCCTGCCGGCACACCGGCCGCCACGCCCCGCGGCTGGTCGGTCGCGCCCTCCGGCGGCGGACGGCCGTCCTTCTACGCGGAGGGCGCGCCCGGGACGGTGCTCCAGGACACGGTCTCCGTGACCAACCGGGGCACCGAGCCGCTCACCGTACGGCTGCACGCCACCGGTGCCGGGGCTGGTCCGGGGGTCGTCTTCGCCGACGCAGCCCCCACCGTCCCCGCCCGCACCCGCGCCGAGGTGCCCTTCACGGTGACGGTCCCGGTGGACGCGGAGCCCGGCGACCGCGCCGGCGAGATCGTCGTACGGGACGCGGCCGGCCGCGAGGCCACCGTCCGGCTGCTGATCCGGGTCGGCGGACCCGAGCTGTCCGCGCTGACCGTCGAACGCGTGGCCGTGCGCGGCGACCGCATCACGTACGAGCTGGTCAACCGGGGTACCACGGCCCTCGTCCCACGGCTCGCCGTCCACGCGGACGGTGTCCTCGGCGCCGTCCTGGACCGTCCCTCGCGCACCCTGCCCGTCCAACTGGCGCCGGGCCGCCGTCTCGCTCTCGACGAGCCGTGGCCCGACCGCCCGGCCCTGGACGCCGTCACCGTCCGCCTGACGGTCACCGCGCCCGGCGCGGGGCAGGCCACCGGGCGGGCGTCGGCGCGGTTCGTGCCCCCGGGAACGGCAGCCGGCGCGCTGTCGGTCGCGGCGGCCGGTGCGACCGGTGCGGCCGTCGTGGTCGTACGACGACGCAAGCCGATCCGGAGGGAGCGCTGA
- a CDS encoding oligopeptide:H+ symporter gives MASSLTKDSVRPGTPGSGKTFFGHPRGLATLFMTEMWERFSYYGMRALLPLYLVAPGGLHLSAATATAIYSVYLSLVYLLALPGGWFADRVLGPRKTVAVAGAVIMLGHLTLALPNAGTFYAGLGLVAIGSGLLKANISTMVGHLYEGPDDPRRDGGFTLFYIGINAGAFAAPLVIGTIGENVNWHLGFALAALGMALGLAQFLLGSRHLSSRSDVVPTPLSAQEKAATLRKAAFWAAVAIVFYAVVGVSGVYTLNWLLVPITVAGLVIPVVVIARMKRDKELDRAEQSKLTAYIWFFVAAAVFWMIYDQGGSTVSLFAESSADNSVFGWDFPVSWYQSVNPVMIMALAPLFAWAWLALARRGKEPSTATKFAMGLALIGASFFLFLAPLSIAEGGHKAAALWLAAIYFVQTVGELTVSPVGLSVTTKMAPAKYASQMMGVWFLAVTAGDATTGLLSIAGVDLNKTGIVALEAVLAVIAGAAVWMYRKKVKELMGDVH, from the coding sequence ATGGCGTCCAGCCTGACGAAGGACTCGGTCCGCCCGGGCACCCCCGGCTCCGGGAAGACCTTCTTCGGCCACCCCCGCGGACTGGCCACCCTCTTCATGACCGAGATGTGGGAACGGTTCTCCTACTACGGCATGAGGGCCCTGCTCCCGCTGTACCTGGTCGCCCCCGGCGGCCTGCACCTCAGCGCGGCGACCGCGACGGCGATCTACTCGGTCTACCTGTCGCTCGTGTACCTGCTCGCCCTGCCCGGCGGCTGGTTCGCGGACCGTGTGCTCGGCCCCCGCAAGACGGTCGCGGTCGCGGGCGCGGTCATCATGCTCGGCCACCTCACCCTCGCGCTGCCGAACGCCGGCACCTTCTACGCGGGCCTCGGTCTGGTCGCCATCGGCTCCGGCCTGCTCAAGGCCAACATCTCCACGATGGTCGGCCACCTCTACGAGGGCCCCGACGACCCGCGCCGTGACGGTGGCTTCACGCTCTTCTACATCGGCATCAACGCGGGCGCGTTCGCCGCGCCGCTGGTCATCGGCACCATCGGCGAGAACGTCAACTGGCACCTGGGCTTCGCGCTCGCCGCGCTCGGCATGGCGCTGGGCCTGGCGCAGTTCCTGCTGGGCAGCCGCCACCTGAGCTCCCGCTCGGACGTCGTGCCGACCCCGCTGTCCGCGCAGGAGAAGGCGGCCACGCTGCGCAAGGCCGCGTTCTGGGCGGCCGTCGCGATCGTCTTCTACGCCGTCGTCGGCGTCTCCGGCGTCTACACGCTGAACTGGCTGCTCGTCCCGATCACCGTCGCCGGCCTGGTCATCCCGGTCGTCGTCATCGCCCGGATGAAGCGGGACAAGGAACTGGACCGCGCCGAGCAGTCCAAGCTGACCGCGTACATCTGGTTCTTCGTGGCCGCGGCCGTGTTCTGGATGATCTACGACCAGGGCGGCTCGACGGTCTCCCTGTTCGCCGAGTCCTCCGCGGACAACAGCGTCTTCGGCTGGGACTTCCCGGTCTCCTGGTACCAGTCGGTCAACCCGGTCATGATCATGGCGCTGGCCCCGCTCTTCGCCTGGGCCTGGCTGGCGCTGGCGCGGCGCGGCAAGGAGCCGAGCACCGCGACGAAGTTCGCGATGGGTCTGGCGCTGATCGGCGCGTCCTTCTTCCTCTTCCTGGCCCCGCTGTCGATCGCCGAGGGCGGTCACAAGGCGGCCGCGCTGTGGCTGGCGGCGATCTACTTCGTCCAGACCGTCGGTGAGCTGACCGTCTCCCCGGTCGGTCTGTCGGTCACCACGAAGATGGCTCCCGCGAAGTACGCCTCGCAGATGATGGGCGTCTGGTTCCTGGCCGTCACCGCCGGTGACGCCACGACCGGCCTGCTGTCCATCGCCGGCGTCGACCTCAACAAGACGGGCATCGTGGCCCTGGAGGCCGTGCTCGCCGTCATCGCCGGTGCGGCGGTGTGGATGTACCGCAAGAAGGTCAAGGAACTCATGGGCGACGTGCACTGA
- a CDS encoding response regulator transcription factor, with protein MTRVLLAEDDASISEPLARALRREGYEVEVREDGPTALDAGMQGGIDLVVLDLGLPGMDGLEVARRLRSEGHAIPILILTARADEVDTVVGLDAGADDYVTKPFRLAELLARVRALLRRGASEPQQPPATHGVRIDVESHRAWMGDEELQLTAKEFDLLRVLVRDAGRVVTRDQLMREVWDTTWWSSTKTLDMHISWLRKKLGDDAANPRYIATVRGVGFRFEKS; from the coding sequence ATGACCCGTGTACTGCTCGCCGAGGACGACGCGTCCATCTCGGAGCCGCTGGCCCGCGCCCTGCGCCGGGAAGGCTACGAGGTCGAGGTGCGTGAGGACGGCCCCACCGCACTCGACGCCGGAATGCAGGGCGGTATCGACCTGGTCGTGCTGGACCTCGGCCTGCCCGGCATGGACGGCCTGGAGGTGGCCCGCCGGCTGCGCTCCGAGGGCCACGCCATTCCGATCCTCATCCTCACCGCGCGCGCCGACGAGGTGGACACCGTCGTCGGTCTGGACGCGGGCGCCGACGACTACGTCACCAAGCCCTTCCGGCTCGCCGAGCTCCTCGCCCGCGTCCGGGCCCTGCTGCGGCGCGGCGCGTCCGAGCCGCAGCAGCCGCCCGCCACCCACGGCGTGCGCATCGACGTCGAGTCCCACCGTGCGTGGATGGGCGACGAGGAACTCCAGCTGACGGCCAAGGAGTTCGACCTCCTGCGGGTCCTCGTCCGCGACGCGGGTCGGGTCGTCACCCGCGACCAGCTGATGCGGGAGGTCTGGGACACCACGTGGTGGTCGTCGACCAAGACGCTCGACATGCACATCTCCTGGCTGCGCAAGAAGCTCGGCGACGACGCGGCGAATCCTCGCTACATCGCCACGGTGCGGGGTGTGGGCTTCCGCTTCGAAAAAAGCTGA
- a CDS encoding ATP-binding protein, with the protein MRRRLIQSTLAVVLVVIAVFGVSLVLVETRTISNSAQERVDSEALRLASIVDSRLVGSENITAEILRDQVTQDRYAEIRIPGRPVIQVGAKPEGDVIRSTADGEEGETVLVQEPRSTVTREVGRTLLIIGLVALLAVIAAVLLAIRQANRLASPLTDLAETAERLGSGDPRPRHKRYGVPELDRVADVLDSSAERIARMLTAERRLAADASHQLRTPLTALSMRLEEITLTDDPDTVKEEATIALTQVERLTDVVERLLTNARDPRTGSAVTFDLDEVIQQQLAEWRPAYRGVGRAIVSSGKRHLRAVGTPGAVAQVLAALIENSLMHGGGTVALRTRVTGNQSVVEVTDEGPGVPADLGARIFERAISGRNSTGIGLAVARDLAEADGGRLEMLQAQPPVFGLFLSRTAPQKRTTDDEEPTVR; encoded by the coding sequence GTGCGTCGCCGTCTCATTCAGTCCACTCTTGCTGTCGTGCTTGTCGTCATCGCCGTCTTCGGGGTCTCCCTCGTCCTCGTCGAGACCCGCACGATCAGCAACAGCGCCCAGGAGCGGGTGGACTCTGAGGCGCTGCGGTTGGCCAGCATCGTGGACAGCCGGCTGGTCGGCTCGGAGAACATCACCGCCGAGATACTGCGCGACCAGGTCACACAGGACCGTTACGCCGAGATCCGGATCCCTGGCCGACCGGTCATCCAGGTAGGGGCCAAGCCCGAGGGCGACGTCATCAGGTCGACGGCCGACGGCGAGGAGGGCGAGACCGTCCTGGTCCAGGAGCCCCGCTCCACGGTGACCCGGGAGGTCGGCCGGACTTTGCTGATCATCGGCCTGGTGGCGCTGCTCGCGGTGATCGCCGCCGTGCTGCTGGCCATCCGCCAGGCCAACCGCCTCGCCTCCCCCCTGACCGACCTCGCCGAGACCGCGGAACGCCTGGGCTCGGGCGACCCGCGCCCCCGCCACAAGCGGTACGGCGTCCCGGAGCTGGACCGGGTCGCCGACGTCCTCGACTCCTCCGCGGAACGCATCGCCCGCATGCTCACCGCCGAACGCCGGCTCGCGGCGGACGCCTCCCACCAGCTGCGCACCCCCCTCACCGCCCTCTCCATGCGCCTGGAGGAGATCACCCTCACCGACGACCCGGACACCGTGAAGGAGGAGGCGACCATCGCGTTGACACAGGTGGAGCGCCTGACGGACGTCGTGGAGCGTCTCCTGACCAACGCCCGGGACCCGCGCACCGGCTCGGCGGTCACCTTCGACCTCGACGAGGTCATCCAGCAGCAGCTCGCCGAGTGGCGCCCCGCCTACCGCGGGGTGGGCCGGGCCATCGTCAGCTCCGGCAAGCGCCATCTGCGGGCGGTGGGCACGCCCGGCGCGGTCGCCCAGGTGCTGGCCGCGCTGATTGAGAACTCCCTGATGCACGGCGGCGGCACGGTGGCCCTGCGCACCCGCGTCACCGGCAACCAGTCCGTGGTCGAGGTGACGGACGAGGGCCCCGGCGTCCCCGCCGATCTGGGTGCCCGCATCTTCGAGCGGGCCATCAGCGGCCGCAACTCCACGGGCATCGGCCTGGCCGTGGCCCGCGACCTCGCGGAGGCCGACGGCGGCCGCCTGGAGATGCTCCAGGCCCAGCCCCCGGTCTTCGGCCTGTTCCTGTCCCGCACGGCCCCGCAGAAACGCACCACGGACGACGAGGAACCGACGGTCAGGTAG
- a CDS encoding GtrA family protein — protein sequence MPHGSSGLKRLFRELAKFGAVGGAGLLVNLGVFNLVRHLTDLQVVRASVIATVVSIVFNYVGFRYFTYRDRDKSGRTKELTLFLLFSMVGLVIENGLLFAATYGFGWDSPLQSNVSKFVGIGIATLFRFWSYRTWVFRALPAKEAVAGAESFLAAAEQTRPRPPEPQAPATAPAPAAATAAASATAAQRMR from the coding sequence ATGCCGCATGGTTCCTCGGGGCTGAAGAGGCTCTTCCGTGAGCTCGCGAAGTTCGGAGCCGTGGGCGGTGCGGGGCTGCTGGTCAACCTCGGCGTGTTCAACCTCGTGCGGCATCTCACCGATCTGCAGGTGGTGCGGGCGAGCGTCATAGCCACCGTCGTGTCGATCGTCTTCAACTACGTCGGGTTCCGCTACTTCACCTACCGTGACCGCGACAAGAGCGGGCGTACGAAGGAACTGACGCTGTTCCTGCTGTTCAGCATGGTGGGACTGGTGATCGAGAACGGCTTGCTGTTCGCGGCGACGTACGGGTTCGGGTGGGACAGCCCACTGCAGAGCAACGTGTCCAAGTTCGTCGGGATCGGGATCGCGACGCTGTTCCGGTTCTGGTCCTACCGGACGTGGGTGTTCCGGGCGCTGCCCGCGAAGGAGGCGGTGGCCGGCGCGGAGTCGTTCCTCGCGGCGGCGGAACAGACCAGGCCCAGGCCACCGGAGCCGCAGGCCCCGGCCACAGCCCCCGCCCCGGCTGCGGCCACCGCTGCGGCTTCAGCCACGGCCGCGCAGCGGATGCGCTGA
- a CDS encoding 5-(carboxyamino)imidazole ribonucleotide synthase — translation MTFPVVGMVGGGQLARMTHEAGIPLGIRFKLLSDTPQDSAAQVVSEVVVGDYRDLDTLRAFARGCDVITFDHEHVPTEHLRALEADGIPVRPGPDALVHAQDKGVMRARLDAIGVPCPRHRIVTDPADVAAFAAEGEGFPVVLKTVRGGYDGKGVWVVDSVEEAADPFRAGVPVLAEEKVDYVRELAANVVRSPHGQAVAYPVVESRQVNGVCDTVIAPAPDLDRALGLRAEEMALRIAKELDVVGHLAVELFETRDGRILVNELAMRPHNSGHWTQDGAITSQFANHVRAVLDLPLGDPRPRATWTVMVNVLGGDYPDMYSAYLHCMARDPQLKIHMYGKDVKPGRKVGHVNTYGDDLDDVLERARHAAGYLRGTITE, via the coding sequence GTGACGTTCCCGGTAGTCGGCATGGTCGGCGGGGGGCAGCTCGCTCGTATGACACACGAGGCGGGCATCCCGCTCGGCATCAGATTCAAGCTCCTCAGTGACACCCCACAGGATTCCGCGGCACAGGTCGTGAGCGAGGTCGTCGTCGGCGACTACCGCGATCTGGACACGCTGCGTGCGTTCGCGCGCGGGTGCGATGTGATCACTTTCGATCACGAACACGTTCCCACCGAGCACCTCAGGGCGCTGGAGGCGGACGGCATTCCCGTCCGCCCGGGCCCCGACGCACTGGTGCACGCCCAGGACAAGGGGGTGATGCGCGCCAGGCTCGACGCGATCGGTGTCCCGTGCCCGAGGCACCGGATCGTGACGGACCCGGCCGACGTCGCCGCGTTCGCCGCCGAGGGCGAAGGCTTCCCGGTGGTCCTGAAGACCGTCCGGGGCGGCTACGACGGCAAGGGCGTGTGGGTCGTCGACTCCGTCGAGGAAGCCGCGGACCCCTTCCGCGCCGGCGTGCCCGTCCTCGCCGAGGAGAAGGTCGACTACGTCCGCGAGCTCGCCGCCAACGTCGTCCGCTCCCCGCACGGCCAGGCCGTCGCCTACCCGGTCGTCGAGTCCCGGCAGGTGAACGGCGTCTGCGACACCGTGATCGCGCCCGCCCCCGACCTCGATCGGGCCCTCGGTCTGCGCGCCGAGGAGATGGCCCTGCGCATCGCCAAGGAGCTGGACGTCGTCGGCCACCTCGCGGTCGAACTGTTCGAGACCCGCGACGGCCGCATCCTCGTCAACGAGCTCGCGATGCGCCCCCACAACTCGGGCCACTGGACGCAGGACGGCGCGATCACCTCGCAGTTCGCCAACCACGTCCGCGCCGTCCTCGACCTCCCCCTCGGCGACCCGCGCCCCCGCGCGACGTGGACGGTCATGGTCAACGTGCTCGGCGGCGACTACCCCGACATGTACTCCGCGTACCTGCACTGCATGGCCCGCGACCCCCAGCTGAAGATCCACATGTACGGCAAGGACGTGAAGCCCGGCCGCAAGGTCGGCCACGTCAACACCTACGGCGACGACCTGGACGACGTCCTCGAACGCGCACGTCACGCAGCCGGTTACCTGAGAGGCACGATCACCGAATGA
- the purE gene encoding 5-(carboxyamino)imidazole ribonucleotide mutase gives MGSDSDWPVMEAAAQALDEFEIDYEVDVVSAHRMPREMVAYGEQAAERGLKVIIAGAGGAAHLPGMLASVTPLPVIGVPVPLKYLDGMDSLLSIVQMPAGVPVATVSVGGARNAGLLAARILATQDEELLTRMREFQQELGDQAIEKGKRLRAKVEGSNGFGFRK, from the coding sequence ATGGGGTCGGACTCCGACTGGCCCGTCATGGAGGCGGCCGCCCAGGCCCTCGACGAGTTCGAGATCGACTACGAGGTCGACGTCGTCTCCGCGCACCGCATGCCGCGCGAGATGGTCGCGTACGGCGAGCAGGCGGCCGAGCGCGGGCTCAAGGTGATCATCGCGGGCGCGGGCGGCGCGGCCCACCTGCCCGGCATGCTCGCCTCGGTCACCCCGCTGCCCGTCATCGGCGTCCCCGTGCCCCTGAAGTACCTGGACGGCATGGACAGCCTGCTGTCGATCGTGCAGATGCCGGCCGGCGTCCCGGTCGCGACCGTCTCCGTCGGCGGCGCCCGTAACGCGGGCCTGCTCGCCGCCCGCATCCTCGCCACCCAGGACGAGGAGCTGCTCACCCGCATGCGGGAGTTCCAGCAGGAGCTGGGCGACCAGGCCATCGAGAAGGGCAAACGCCTGCGCGCCAAGGTCGAGGGCTCGAACGGCTTCGGCTTCCGAAAGTGA
- a CDS encoding dipeptidase: protein MTSLDEARELLREFPVVDGHNDLPWALREQVRYDLDARDIATPQHGHLHTDIPRLRAGGVGAQYWSVYVRADLPDAVPATLEQIDCVRQLIARHPADLRAAFTAADMETARAEGRIASLMGAEGGHSIANSLGALRGLYALGVRYMTLTHNDNVDWADSATDEPGVGGLSAFGREVVREMNREGMLVDLSHVAATTMRDALDASTAPVIFSHSSARAVCDHPRNIPDDVLERLPGNGGMAMVTFVPKFVLQAAVDWTAAADDNMRAHGFHHLATTPEAMKVHRAFEETNPRPIATVATVADHLDHMREVAGVDCLGIGGDYDGTAFTPDGLDDVSGYPNLLAELLDRGWSKPDLAKLTWQNAVRVLGAAEDVARDLRATRAPSNATIGSLDG from the coding sequence ATGACCTCACTGGACGAGGCCCGCGAGCTCCTGCGCGAGTTCCCGGTCGTCGACGGCCACAACGACCTGCCCTGGGCGCTGCGCGAACAGGTCCGCTACGACCTCGACGCCCGCGACATCGCCACGCCCCAGCACGGCCACCTGCACACCGACATCCCCCGGCTGCGGGCGGGCGGGGTCGGCGCGCAGTACTGGTCGGTGTACGTGCGCGCGGACCTGCCCGACGCGGTCCCGGCGACGCTGGAGCAGATCGACTGCGTACGGCAGCTCATCGCCCGCCACCCGGCCGACCTTCGCGCCGCGTTCACCGCCGCCGACATGGAGACGGCGCGCGCGGAGGGCCGTATCGCCTCGCTGATGGGCGCGGAGGGCGGCCACTCCATCGCCAACTCGCTCGGCGCCCTGCGCGGCCTGTACGCGCTCGGCGTGCGCTACATGACGCTCACCCACAACGACAACGTGGACTGGGCGGACTCGGCGACCGACGAGCCCGGCGTCGGCGGCCTGTCGGCCTTCGGCCGTGAGGTCGTGCGGGAGATGAACCGCGAGGGCATGCTGGTCGACCTCTCGCACGTGGCGGCGACGACGATGCGCGACGCGCTGGACGCCTCGACCGCCCCGGTGATCTTCTCCCACTCCTCGGCCCGCGCCGTCTGCGACCACCCCCGCAACATCCCGGACGACGTCCTGGAACGCCTGCCGGGCAACGGCGGCATGGCGATGGTGACGTTCGTGCCGAAGTTCGTCCTCCAGGCGGCGGTCGACTGGACGGCCGCGGCCGACGACAACATGCGCGCCCACGGCTTCCACCACCTCGCGACCACCCCCGAGGCGATGAAGGTCCACCGGGCCTTCGAGGAGACCAACCCCCGCCCGATCGCCACCGTCGCCACGGTCGCCGACCATCTCGACCACATGCGCGAGGTCGCCGGCGTCGACTGCCTCGGCATCGGCGGCGACTACGACGGCACGGCCTTCACCCCCGACGGCCTGGACGATGTCTCCGGCTACCCGAACCTGCTCGCGGAACTCCTCGACCGCGGCTGGTCCAAGCCGGACCTCGCCAAGCTGACCTGGCAGAACGCGGTGCGGGTGCTGGGCGCGGCGGAGGACGTCGCCCGCGACCTCCGGGCGACCCGCGCACCGTCCAACGCGACGATCGGTTCACTGGACGGCTGA
- a CDS encoding dipeptidase, whose product MADLQDELHSLPEAGDHETQDDTQDGAQDDTQDDTQDEVQDGARPATREAPRTPGRSQAQAQAEADDLDRARALLAAHPVADGYSGLPWALRHLPCYDLQLGETAVDTDLPRLREGHVGALLWSLHLPEGLAAARAVGATLEQLDLVRSVIAAHPEGLRLALSAGEVIDARHCGRVAVVLGPATAVALDDSLGILRALHSLGLRVLTLTGTSWASEAGLTRFGEEVVREMNRLGVLADLSGASDATVRRALVLSKTPVLCTRSAARALRPHPDNLPDDLLAGLGAAKGLCLVPLTAEQTGPSVRDVADHLDHVRALAGPDSVGLSGTYDSGTAHPQGLADASGYPYLIAELLRRGWPEPEIALLTWGNTQRVLRSADFAARAAQERREPSTARIAHLDG is encoded by the coding sequence ATGGCCGACCTCCAGGACGAACTGCACTCCCTCCCCGAGGCCGGCGACCACGAGACGCAGGACGACACGCAGGACGGGGCGCAGGACGACACGCAGGACGACACGCAGGACGAGGTACAGGACGGGGCGCGGCCCGCGACGCGGGAGGCGCCCCGTACCCCCGGCCGCTCCCAGGCCCAGGCCCAGGCCGAAGCCGACGACCTGGACCGCGCCCGCGCCCTGCTCGCCGCGCACCCCGTCGCCGACGGCTACAGCGGACTGCCCTGGGCCCTGCGCCATCTGCCCTGTTACGACCTCCAGCTCGGCGAGACCGCCGTCGACACCGATCTGCCCCGACTGCGCGAGGGCCACGTCGGCGCCCTGCTGTGGTCGCTGCACCTGCCCGAGGGCCTCGCCGCCGCCCGGGCCGTCGGCGCCACCCTGGAGCAGCTCGACCTCGTCCGGTCGGTGATAGCCGCCCACCCCGAGGGGCTGCGGCTCGCGCTCAGTGCCGGGGAGGTCATCGACGCCCGCCACTGCGGCCGCGTCGCCGTCGTCCTGGGGCCGGCCACGGCCGTCGCGCTCGACGACTCCCTGGGCATCCTGCGGGCGCTGCACTCCCTCGGCCTGCGCGTCCTGACCCTCACCGGCACCTCCTGGGCGAGCGAGGCGGGGCTGACCCGGTTCGGCGAGGAGGTCGTACGCGAGATGAACCGGCTCGGCGTGCTCGCCGACCTCTCCGGCGCCTCCGACGCCACGGTCCGGCGCGCCCTCGTCCTCTCCAAGACCCCGGTCCTGTGCACCCGTTCCGCCGCCCGCGCCCTGCGCCCGCACCCCGACAACCTTCCCGACGACCTGCTCGCCGGGCTGGGCGCGGCCAAGGGCCTGTGCCTGGTGCCGCTGACCGCCGAGCAGACCGGCCCGAGCGTCCGGGACGTCGCCGACCATCTCGACCACGTCCGTGCGCTCGCCGGCCCGGACAGCGTGGGCCTGTCGGGCACATACGACTCCGGCACCGCCCACCCGCAGGGCCTCGCCGACGCCTCCGGCTACCCGTACCTGATCGCCGAACTCCTCCGCCGCGGCTGGCCGGAGCCCGAGATCGCCCTGCTGACCTGGGGAAACACACAGCGCGTCCTGCGCAGCGCCGACTTCGCGGCCCGCGCGGCCCAGGAACGCCGAGAGCCGTCGACGGCACGCATCGCCCACCTCGACGGCTGA